The sequence below is a genomic window from Vespula pensylvanica isolate Volc-1 chromosome 1, ASM1446617v1, whole genome shotgun sequence.
aTCATAAGTAGTCTTTCCTCTTGTGCTAGTACTCGGTTATCATCCAACGCAAGCTCACTTCATCTCTTttactctatctctatctatttgtatctctctttctctctatctctatctatttgtatttctctttctccctctctttctccctctctctctctctttcacacgcAAAGGCTCACGGCAAAGGTGACAGACCACCGTGAGCGCGAAACTGTAACCCAATAACCGGGGCCAGTGCTTCTCAGTTACGGCTAGAGTTTCgcctatgtatgtacatacatatactacTTTTCATTATCTTGATCCTAGGAAAAGTAATCGTTCGAGCACGTAACGCAAACTCGAGAGTCTTCTACCAATCTCCCTCCCCaacctcctcatcctctttcttactcacgataattaacaaatttatctcACTCGGTCGACGTATTCTCGAATGAGTAAGATCGAACGTTTCTCGTAATTCTCCTGTCGTAAAATAAAACGGAGATACGAGTGATcacattcatttatttaccttttttcttccttgctttccttctctctttcttgtctaCACATCTTtatcaaaagatatatatgtatatatatctattcgtAGTTCGAGGAAAACCACTTGAGATATTTGAAATCTAGTTCTATCTACCGATAGGCGAGATCGATGAAAAACTGAGAATCACTGGGCTTGGCCTAACCTTCATCACCTATCGGCAATATTCGATCGCTCCAACCAACTACACCCAGATGtacaacgtatgtatgtgtgtatgtatgtgtgtgtgtatgtgtatcccTTCGCAGAAAGCAGCAGACCCCGACGTCGATAATGTTCTCTTCATTTGGTTTCATATTCGTAGTATATCGGTAAAGCGAAACGTGTTACAGTTACCGAGTACCAATTAATTACTCAAGAACGGCGAAAAACTATCGAGTAACCAATACACGTACGTCGTACGTTGAGTAAACACcaataagaagaaggagcgATATGCGATCGAGCGTAGCAAAGTGCAAACCGGCCTTTAGGCGTAGTAATCCTCCTTCCACCCCCCTCCCCCTCGGCATCTCGATGTCGTTCACGCGCCAttttgaaaacttttcgaatACCTTCAGggcagttttttttttgtttctctaacGCGAATATCGCGTCGCTGAGATATATCCAAGAGAAAATCAGAAATTTtccaacaaagaaaaaagagaaaaaactagaaagaaaagagaagaaacggagaaagaatgTCTACGTGCAAATGGAATTccaagaagagaaggaagattaagacgacgaagaggaaggCCTCGCGGGAATCTCATTGCATAAGAGTGGAATCGAAGGAACGTCctcttttagaaaaagaaagaaaaaagaaagaaagaaaaaactgtcAGCATTATTGGCTTTCGAGGTAATTCATCGACGTGCCAACGACGTAGTTAATCGTTTAAATGCTTCGAGTACTgatagttttctttctctctctctctctcttttttcttattaagatacatcgatcgatcgatcgatcacacGTTGACCCTCCTATCCTCCGATAATGAGTGAAATCATCTAGAAGTATCGTTTCACTTCGATATCGTTCGAAGTTTCACGTGTGTTGCATCTCGAGTTAATTTCGTTGTCTACTTCTATTACGATTGGTCAGCATCAAAGTGTACAGTTACATTCTAcgtaagagaattttttttgttatattatcctttcttttctcagatACTTTTTGATTCGAATTCATGTTAAAcgtttacacatatatatatatatatatatatacgtatgtacatatgtatatatgatacatatatatacatatgtatcatcTTCTATATACTTGTATCATTTAACCATCTTGATCATTTTCTACGGTTTTTAACGTTTCTAATCGTTCCAAGCATCGACTTGTGGACTCTTTAATCTCCCCTACTCTGACAGCCATTGTATCGAGAAAAATACGTCCGGCCTttaaagggagagaagagcCTCAAGACAAGGAATTATGTTCTCCCACAATCTCTCGCATCGTACACCATAAAACTGTCCCCGAAAGAACTGctcctcttcgtctctctctctctctctctctctctctctctctctctctctctctctctctctctctctttctctttctctttctctttctctttctctttttttcttctttctttctatttcttctttcttttttttttttctatcactaTACGGTGACCAATTCACGAGCGTCGTTGAATTGTCTTGTATCTTCGTAACGATCGTCGCataggaagaaataaagaaatagagagataaacTTTATTGATATACTCGACATAAAAGagcaataaaaacaaaattaatgtttAGAGGTTATGTAAAAATTGTCATTAAAAATAGTCAACCGATTAggattgatattaaaattggtATTGTAattaagagatagaaaatatttaaatatatacattttgaagatacacacacgcacatatgcGCGCATGCAGAATGGTGTGGAAGTTCTTAAAAAAAGTTAACctaaaaagtctcgaaaattgatttttaaaatgaattaactAATTTTGATCTCTTCTATATACATTCAAGATGcatgtattttaatatctccTATCTTCTAATTGTAATTTTAGTTCGTAATATCTAtctgcacacacacacacgcacacacacacacacgcgcgcgcgcgcgagtgagaaagaaagaaaaaacaggagAGAAAATTCAGGCATTAGAATGGTCTAGCTAAAGAAAAGGGCAGAAGGGTGGCGTCGCTATAGGGTCGTCGGCCCTTTGTTTGTCGTCTCATCCCCTTCGTAGACTACAACTACTCGACAAAGGCAGCTCTCTACACGTACGCCCCTGACACTTTATCCGCCTACACGTGCGTGCGTCCCTGCGTTCGAATAGGTCACGAAACACACGTCTACGAAATTCGATAGTAGTACGTTGGTGTGTTGCTTCTCTTCTAACGGGTGTCCAGCATGCTCGTTAAAATTCTCCTCCCTTATGGGACATTTGTcgagatatatagaaagaccCTATAAAATTTACTTCATCCCCCACCCACTACCCTCTCACCCTGCTACCATTCAATTATAGGTATAGGGTGAGTTAAGGAATTATTGTCAGGTGaaagaatgttttatttattgatttatcagACGTAATGATTATACAATTGTTGAGTCATCCTGTatgtattgttttatatatatatatatatttttttttttgatctgtTTTTACAGGAGTAAACGGCGGAGGATTGTATTTCACCATTGAGCCACAGGATGTTGTAGTAGAGCAAGGAGGATCCGCCAGATTGGATTGCGAAGCGAAAAGTATTTTTGGTCAGCCAACGATACAGTGGCGAACGGACGATGGCACGCCGATTAATTTTATCGGGGAAAACTATCGGTAAACTATTAACTCAACTCGACGAGCATGCTCGTTCATCTTCGAgcatcctctcttctttcttctccccttccttcctcccaCTCTAGCTACCTCCCTCTCACCCTTCTTTCTACCCAACTCCTATCCGATGCTCCGAATctatcttcttcgttctcttatttcttGTCGTTATTTCTTTGTGTAGATCGCAGCTAGCAAATGGATCCTTGTACATAAATAGCGTATACGCCGGTAGTTCAGAATTAACTGGAAGCTATCAATGCCTAGCATCCGTGGATGATGTTGGAGCTATTGTTTCTCGAACTGCAACGATCAAACTTGCAAGTtagtaaatgatatatttacttatttattcatttatttattttaagatatttaatttaattacttttttatttttttttttccttaaaaatattcaatatgtaaaaatttcgataaatcgtatatcgattcgataccagagttcgattgaaatatttcaatatttataggTTTGCCTGGTTTTGAGAAAGAACCCCAAGATACTATGGTTTATCCAGGACAAATAGCCTATTTGAGTTGCACACTTCCGGCCTCATCTagcttattaaaaatacaatggCTCAAGGACGAACGGCCTATGGTACTCGACGAAAATCGTATGACAATTATGCCGTCAGGTATAACAAATCTAATagattatcgaaagaaaaagtaaaagaagaaaatgtcggATCCAAAGAAGCATCATGATATTGTTTTACAGGTGCTTTGGAGATAGACGATGTTCAGATTCAGGATGTCGGATCGTATAGATGTAATGCAAGTGGTTATGGACAGTACCGTTTAAGTAACAAAGCGCAATTAGGGCTGTTAACTAGTGACATCGGTTAGTTTGTCATATTTATTGTCGGAAAAACTTCATTTATTGTTTACTTTGACGAACGTTTACTTTAAAGTTTCATCGTTGCTTTTATTTAACAGACCAAGGATCCTCCCCGCCAATTTTTATTGCGCAACCTTCGCAACAAGTAGCCGTTGAAGGTTCCACCGTTACTTTGGAATGCGCTGCTAATGGCTATCCTAAACCTACAATTTTTTGGCTCAAAGATGGAGTGTCTATAGACTTAGGATCGTTCGACTCTAGGTACGAcgtgaaattatatttgaaagaattgTTCCAGTCTaatgtttacatttttttctgttttctttttatttttttctctttctccctctcccccctctctctctctctctctttctttctctctctccgcaGGTATCGTAAAATAGCCGCGTCGAGTCTAATGATCACTGATCTTAAAGAAGCAGACCATGGCTCGTATCAATGTCGTGCCGAAAATGAGGTCGAAACGTTAGATTCTGTTGCCGAGATCATAGTTCAAggttatttacaatatatatactcattttCGCATAATTTTCTCAAATGTATTCTTAATTTCTTAAACTTTATTCCGAATACGCAATTTAGTTCCACCAAAGTTTATAAAGAAACCGGAAGATAAGGTCGCCAGTGAAAGTCAAGACTTAGAATTTGAATGTGAGATTTATGGAAAACCAGAACCAAAAGTAACGTGGTTGAAAAATGGAGAACGAATTACCGTTAACGAATATTGGCAAATAATTAATGGGTATGGATTGTagattttatacacacacgcgtatGCGTGCGCGCGATAGGCCAAACGTTCTtaggtgattttaaaaattcattaattactCCCTTTGGAGACTTTTTAGGCtatttttattgtcttttttcaaattatgaAACTATAAGTGTagctatatttttatattctgaaACGAGAAATTAATCTAGAAGGtttagagaaagaataattaatttttagaatCAGCTAAGAACTTTACGTCTGTCTactataaacaaataaaaatatagatactcGTCAACATTGTACGTGTAAcgtaatattgattttttttttttcaatataatttacagTAACAATCTTAGAATCAATGGCCTTCTTGCGATAGACGCTGGAATATTTCAGTGCATAGGAATAAATCCTGCTGGTAGTGTCCAAGCCTCGGCTCGACTTACGATTAATCAACCTAGTAAGTTTTCATACCTTGtatcatagaaaaataatattctttcctatttctatattcgttttatatatatatatattttttttatttcttatcatagtcgataaatttattaattttataatttctcaattataaattatttatgcaCAAAGATATATACGGAATTTACATAAAGtccatttaattattatatcgtaattattgTTTGTGTTATCTGACTTTATGTGACAACtgtatatacgatttatttcatttcgtcaaattaaaattcatttatttttatttgtgaatttaattttatctcttttctttcttttttttttctttctttctttctttcttttttttttttttctttctttctttcacccaTAACGTTTCCTCCTTAACTGTGCTGCATGCTAACGAACgtatgaagaaaaaacaaccGCTCAGAAAGCAACGACTCCAAAGTCCgtcccaaaaaaaaaattattgtatcgtcctttgtataataaaacatgGCAGCATCCCAGTACACTTTTAGGACACACATTATCGGCATTTACGCCAAATCCTCCGTTATCGATCAGTCCTTCCGATGATCCAGCCGATCTTCCAGGATCGGTCAAATATCCTAGCTCCCTTTACGACCCAGATACCCATTTTGTAGATGATACAGAAAGCATCGAGTCGATCGAAGGCAGCGTACCGTCTGCGCCTAGAAATTTGAGTCTCATCATCGTTACTGCAAGATTCGTCACGTTACGTTGGCAAGAACCGGAAAACACGAACGgcgatattttaaattattacatttattacaaACAGGAAGGTGTACAAAGGTAATTCTTCATAAATTCTAATCGTATTTCTTAATGGTGAGAAGATaatatcgagataaaaaaaggcgATATATGTTGATAGAGAACGTGTTGTCAACACTCAAAAATTAGAGGCAATGATATCAAGCTTACAACCAAGTATGATTTATCAGTTTCGAATAGTTGCTCAAAATTCAAGAGGTCCTGGTGCTTCCAGTGAAGTATTACAAGTGACCACTCAGTCTgaggtaatatatatatatctctctcttttttttttttcatagataaaagttgtatgtacgtatgtttgtacgtatgtacataatttCATACctcttgtatatatttatatttaattaaatttaacagGCAAATGTCCCAGGACCACCGATGAATTTAGAAGGCCACGCAACTAGTAGTGCAAGCATTGCTTTGTCGTGGGACGAACCGCAAGTTATTAACGGAcgtatttctaaatatattgtCACATATACAGAGGTAGATAATCGTTCTATTATTATACCTTCGTTTCTCATTTAAGTTAaggatatatctatattgctataatttttattttctcgatctttAGGGAGATGTCGAGGAAAGAACACGTGAAACCACAAGTACAACGTACGAATTGGTAGATCTCGTGCCTTATACAGAATACAGTATTAGAGTTCAAGCTGTCAATGAAAATGGTCCTGGTGCATATACTAGAGATGTTCTAGTTCGAACACATAGTGCTCAACCTACACAACCACCCCATAATGTTACATTAGAAGCAGCTAGTTCAACTGTATGCATGtcatgttaataattattattaattataatcatttacAAAGTAGTGACTAAAGATTgttaatgtatttatacatatatgtataaatattatatataatatttatatattatatattatatatatatatatgccttAGAGTATTATTGTAAGATGGGAACCACCGTTGGACGGTCAAAATGGTATTATCACCGGTTATAAAATCCGATATCGTCGACACGATCGTCGTTTCTCACCAAACTCAGTTACAACCGAAGGAAATCAACGTTTATACGTGATTACTGGCCTCGAAAAGCATGTCATATATCAAGTTCGAATGTGTGCCTTAAATGTTAATGGAACTGGACCTTGGACCGAATGGATGACTATAGAAACATATGAGAACGATCTAGACGAGACTAACGTGCCGGGTGCACCTAGTCACATTAGAAGTAATTTCATTCTATCTTCGAGCTTTATCTTTAatcatactttttaattatagtattatcactttatatacatatatattttatagcaaAATCTATGGCTGATTCTATATCGATTTGGTGGAATCCACCGAAAGATCAGAGTATTAAAGTTAGAGGATATAGAATTGGTTGGGGTAAAGGATATCCTGATGTCGAGGATCAAGTTCTTGATGGAAAACAACGATTTTTTACTATCGAATCTttaggtatatattataattccttttagatatattatatatatatatatatatatatatatatatatatcaaagtatattacaattcttttttaatataattctttttatctgattttaatctttcatttttataacagAACCTACAACGGAATACGTTATTTCTATAAGAGCAACAAATGAGGCTGGTGAAGGGCAGCCAGCTTATGCAAATGTAAGAACTATAGAACGTTCTGTATCTGAATATGTTGTGCCTTTAATACCACCGGTTGGTCTTAAAGCGATCGTTTTATCGGCAGCTACTGTAGTACTCTATTGGACTGATACAACTCTGCCAAAAAGCCaagtatgttttattatactaatatatattttttctattttttatttttatttttttttttttttagtacatataatattctttttaaactaattcgatcgatcattgtGATTATCATTTGCAGTATGTAACAGATAATCGCTATTATGTCGTACGTTACACGTCATATCATCATAGCAGCAATCctcgttataaatattacaacgCCACTGATTTAAATTGTATGATAAATGATCTAAAACCTAATACACAATACGAATTCACCGTTAAAGTTATCAAggtatataaactatataaaagcctgaaaaaaaaaaaagcaataaagctttttatacgattttaatcACAATTAATCGTTCTtatagggaaaaagagaatcacCGTGGAGTATGGTAGTATTAAATCAAACTCAGGAAGCTGCACCGACTTCTCCACCGAGAGATTTAAGTGTTCATAGTGTTGAAGATCGACCAACTTCAGTAATTTTACGATGGCAACCACCTAAACAACCAAATGGGCCAATCACTggttaataatattgtatttaattataaatctaaTAGATGTGATAATTGtgataataacaaaatgttCTATTATCAGGATACATAATCTTTTATTCTacggataataataaatgggATCGTGACTGGTTGATCGAAGGTGTGATTGGTGATAAGACAGAATTTGTGATTAAAATGTTACAACCAAGTACAACGTATTATTTCAAGATTCAATCTCGTAATTCCAAAGGATATGGACCATTTTCGACAACGGTTTCGTTTAAAACACCGCAAagtaagttttttcttttcttttttttttttgcctcaAATGTTTTACTATCAATGGTctgttattgtttatttaaaggAAGTCGTTTAATGTGTTGTTGAGTATTAAATCTGGTCAATGATATACAGTAGCGCTCAAAAATCTTTTGACATTGAATTTCCACGCATTACTTTGTAAACGTTTTGTAAAGATGTTATGAAGcgacgaaaataaattcatttgatATCTTCTGATGGTATACAGTATGTTCGTCGttcaaaaaatgaaagtataaTCCATGATAATCGCTGTAAAACATAGTGGGTGACATGCCATGGTTTATGGATGTTTTTCTGCTAAatttttcctgttttattCCCTGTAGAAGGTACAGTGGatcgttttctttatcaagatattttagaaaatcaaATGATACCTACAAATATGCTGAATATATAGAACTGAATATTTCAATAGGATAACCATCCAAAACATCGATCTAAgctaatagaaaaatattttacaaaaaggaAGATTGACACTTTACAGTGATATAATCAAAGTCCAAACTTAAATTCTATAGAGcacttgtaaatataaaaatttcacagGATCAAATAgtgaaatttattgaattcaTGTTTAGGAGATGTGAAAGCTGTATTATTGGCAAAGGGATGTTTCActaacttataaaaaaattgtaatctattttcttcataaaattACAAGATCGTTAAACATAATAATGTCAAAAGAATTATGAGCTgtgatgaaataatttttcatttatataatattcatttagattcgttacgatatatttctattataaatatgtattattatatgcaAATTATAGATTATGGTGCTTAATAGATGTGTAGCATTAACGTAATTGATGTTATGAATAAAAAACTACTTGTGAAAAGACTTTTGAGCGCTACTGTAATTAACTTTGAAATGGTCTTGAAAATAAGTATTCATATGCTGTATGTAAGGtagtatttaattattaccttacaaattcttttttgtcttcttcctttatttttattcttatttttttaattactattattcttctatatttttttttttcatttttttcttttttgttcagtATGTTCCGTTGTTCGTACAAAGGCAATGCATTACTTATggtgtttttaattttttttctgtgctAGGCAATGGCATTGATATCTATGATGAATTGCATGTTCGAGGTAAGATATcgttatctcttctctctagcTTCCTctgttcattttcttattgatGTAGCATGTTATTCGAATGTAATTTTTGATTGATAcgttatttgtatattatttcgtttttataagtatatatagtatatgtatatatgatatatatacacacacatgcacacatgtatattgatttatttaagttgatgatataaattttatgctGCTTCTTACcggattttttaatattagttatgtatatatataaacaaaaggaacatttatttcaacataaaaaatttattattacaaatctcgtataaaataaatgtgtaaATAATTTTGCAGATGGCCGTGGTCTATCCAATATATTGATCTACATTATAGTAGGCTGTTCAGTCGTCCTTATTACTGGTGTAGCAGTGGTCGTTGTTGTAATGTGCTGTAAGCGTAATCCAGATTCGCCGGATCGAAAGAAAGGGTAACattcattgttattaattattacgttatCTTATGACAACGTTAGAGAATAATTGATAATCTTATATTTGTTGGATGCAGATACATGAAAGATGCGAAtccaaaaacaaatattaaaccACCGGACTTGTGGATTCATCATGATCAAATGGAACTCAAAGCTCTTGAAAAATCTTCTATCAATGGCGAAGCGTCTACAAGTGGTGTTGCTAGTAATACATTGCCAAGATCAGGAAATCAAGAGTATACTCAAGATAATGTGCATGGAAATTCCAGTTCGTTAGACAAGCGCACATATGTACCTAGTTATATGGGTGAGTTTAGATTTTAAATCGAGAGTAACAGGTCATAGCGCACTGtccaaacaaatatattttattatctatacgACAAGTGAACTATATGTTATTTAAACTGCGCAAATTCGACATTTCACACGAGGAAACACGATTTTGATggatttttgttgtttttctttttctgggAACATGAATCTtggtttcttgtttctttttttttctttcctttttgttttttattcgaagCTAACAcagtagatttattttttatcattattctgATTTCGCCATTTGGTTTTGTTTGATTTATTCGATGTTAGGTAACACTGATGAGAAGTGCTCTACCCTGAGCAGACAGCACAGTCGGGGAAGCCACAAACCTAAACTCATAACACTTCCTGTCGACAGTGCACCTGTACATCAGCGTAAGTAGCTTCTAAGCTactatctatacatacatatatacatacatacatctccATAAGAATTCCTGATAACATTCGTAAACTTATCGTTCtctatcatctttctttttcttttttatgtatttttttattatctttttattttttttttaattttttttttaattttttttttttttttttaacacatcCTTCGTTTATCCTATTATGGACAgtgatcttttaattttttccagCTATAGCAACTGCAACACCAATCGTCAATAGCAGTTTGTCACAGCCAACAATCCACAGCACGTGCGCGGATGCTCCATCGGTGAGACAAAACTATCCACGTACCGTGGCACAATACAGTTTAAGTCGAGCGCACATCACTTTAGAGCCAACACCAGAATCGAGTCCAGATTCTTGTAATATGCCAAGTTCTTACGAACCTCTACAAAGTCAAGTAAGAGACTTAAGAagtattctgttttttttttcttttttgttttttaaagacataaaatattattactttattatattatttaccgtattattcgataaaatatttgtttagttACCATATAGCCAAAGTGGACAGTCATACAGTGGGAGTAGTCAGTATGCTTCCAGCCACTACGGTAGTGGTAACCAGCCTACTAGTAGTGCTACAGCGTTAGATAGTAGTACTAGTAAAAGGCTTCAAGGACATCCATTGAAAAGCTTTAGTGTACCAGCACCTCCTCCTCAATCTGCTCCTTCTACCCCAGCACAGCAGAAACATGGAGGTTGGTTTTAATAtgcaataatatttacatttaatcgaTCTATCATTTTACActtatttaatcgtttctaGTATCACAAGTAACTGTAAGACCAACGATGTCTGGTAGTCCATACAAAAAACCTCAAGGGTCTACGTCGCAATTAGCGAAGAATCGACTAGCTTCGGTTTCTAATCCAGCACATACTTCTGAGGAAGTAGAACGATTAaaggtaaaataaagaaaaaaacattttattcaaattatattcGACAATGTAAGATGAGATATCTATAtctaaattttctctctctttttttttttttcatttttttttccttttttgatttttctttcctttcttttatcttcgcAGCCTTCATA
It includes:
- the LOC122633800 gene encoding neogenin isoform X1; this encodes MEPHTFTVPLALLTFVLRGVNGGGLYFTIEPQDVVVEQGGSARLDCEAKSIFGQPTIQWRTDDGTPINFIGENYRSQLANGSLYINSVYAGSSELTGSYQCLASVDDVGAIVSRTATIKLASLPGFEKEPQDTMVYPGQIAYLSCTLPASSSLLKIQWLKDERPMVLDENRMTIMPSGALEIDDVQIQDVGSYRCNASGYGQYRLSNKAQLGLLTSDIDQGSSPPIFIAQPSQQVAVEGSTVTLECAANGYPKPTIFWLKDGVSIDLGSFDSRYRKIAASSLMITDLKEADHGSYQCRAENEVETLDSVAEIIVQVPPKFIKKPEDKVASESQDLEFECEIYGKPEPKVTWLKNGERITVNEYWQIINGNNLRINGLLAIDAGIFQCIGINPAGSVQASARLTINQPKKTTAQKATTPKSVPKKKLLYRPLYNKTWQHPSTLLGHTLSAFTPNPPLSISPSDDPADLPGSVKYPSSLYDPDTHFVDDTESIESIEGSVPSAPRNLSLIIVTARFVTLRWQEPENTNGDILNYYIYYKQEGVQRERVVNTQKLEAMISSLQPSMIYQFRIVAQNSRGPGASSEVLQVTTQSEANVPGPPMNLEGHATSSASIALSWDEPQVINGRISKYIVTYTEGDVEERTRETTSTTYELVDLVPYTEYSIRVQAVNENGPGAYTRDVLVRTHSAQPTQPPHNVTLEAASSTSIIVRWEPPLDGQNGIITGYKIRYRRHDRRFSPNSVTTEGNQRLYVITGLEKHVIYQVRMCALNVNGTGPWTEWMTIETYENDLDETNVPGAPSHIRTKSMADSISIWWNPPKDQSIKVRGYRIGWGKGYPDVEDQVLDGKQRFFTIESLEPTTEYVISIRATNEAGEGQPAYANVRTIERSVSEYVVPLIPPVGLKAIVLSAATVVLYWTDTTLPKSQYVTDNRYYVVRYTSYHHSSNPRYKYYNATDLNCMINDLKPNTQYEFTVKVIKGKRESPWSMVVLNQTQEAAPTSPPRDLSVHSVEDRPTSVILRWQPPKQPNGPITGYIIFYSTDNNKWDRDWLIEGVIGDKTEFVIKMLQPSTTYYFKIQSRNSKGYGPFSTTVSFKTPQSNGIDIYDELHVRDGRGLSNILIYIIVGCSVVLITGVAVVVVVMCCKRNPDSPDRKKGYMKDANPKTNIKPPDLWIHHDQMELKALEKSSINGEASTSGVASNTLPRSGNQEYTQDNVHGNSSSLDKRTYVPSYMGNTDEKCSTLSRQHSRGSHKPKLITLPVDSAPVHQPIATATPIVNSSLSQPTIHSTCADAPSVRQNYPRTVAQYSLSRAHITLEPTPESSPDSCNMPSSYEPLQSQLPYSQSGQSYSGSSQYASSHYGSGNQPTSSATALDSSTSKRLQGHPLKSFSVPAPPPQSAPSTPAQQKHGVSQVTVRPTMSGSPYKKPQGSTSQLAKNRLASVSNPAHTSEEVERLKPSYSTEELNQEMANLEGLMKDLNAITASEFEC
- the LOC122633800 gene encoding neogenin isoform X4, whose translation is MEPHTFTVPLALLTFVLRGVNGGGLYFTIEPQDVVVEQGGSARLDCEAKSIFGQPTIQWRTDDGTPINFIGENYRSQLANGSLYINSVYAGSSELTGSYQCLASVDDVGAIVSRTATIKLASLPGFEKEPQDTMVYPGQIAYLSCTLPASSSLLKIQWLKDERPMVLDENRMTIMPSGALEIDDVQIQDVGSYRCNASGYGQYRLSNKAQLGLLTSDIDQGSSPPIFIAQPSQQVAVEGSTVTLECAANGYPKPTIFWLKDGVSIDLGSFDSRYRKIAASSLMITDLKEADHGSYQCRAENEVETLDSVAEIIVQVPPKFIKKPEDKVASESQDLEFECEIYGKPEPKVTWLKNGERITVNEYWQIINGNNLRINGLLAIDAGIFQCIGINPAGSVQASARLTINQPKKTTAQKATTPKSVPKKKLLYRPLYNKTWQHPSTLLGHTLSAFTPNPPLSISPSDDPADLPGSVKYPSSLYDPDTHFVDDTESIESIEGSVPSAPRNLSLIIVTARFVTLRWQEPENTNGDILNYYIYYKQEGVQRERVVNTQKLEAMISSLQPSMIYQFRIVAQNSRGPGASSEVLQVTTQSEANVPGPPMNLEGHATSSASIALSWDEPQVINGRISKYIVTYTEGDVEERTRETTSTTYELVDLVPYTEYSIRVQAVNENGPGAYTRDVLVRTHSAQPTQPPHNVTLEAASSTSIIVRWEPPLDGQNGIITGYKIRYRRHDRRFSPNSVTTEGNQRLYVITGLEKHVIYQVRMCALNVNGTGPWTEWMTIETYENDLDETNVPGAPSHIRTKSMADSISIWWNPPKDQSIKVRGYRIGWGKGYPDVEDQVLDGKQRFFTIESLEPTTEYVISIRATNEAGEGQPAYANVRTIERSVSEYVVPLIPPVGLKAIVLSAATVVLYWTDTTLPKSQYVTDNRYYVVRYTSYHHSSNPRYKYYNATDLNCMINDLKPNTQYEFTVKVIKGKRESPWSMVVLNQTQEAAPTSPPRDLSVHSVEDRPTSVILRWQPPKQPNGPITGYIIFYSTDNNKWDRDWLIEGVIGDKTEFVIKMLQPSTTYYFKIQSRNSKGYGPFSTTVSFKTPQSNGIDIYDELHVRDGRGLSNILIYIIVGCSVVLITGVAVVVVVMCCKRNPDSPDRKKGYMKDANPKTNIKPPDLWIHHDQMELKALEKSSINGEASTSGVASNTLPRSGNQEYTQDNVHGNSSSLDKRTYVPSYMAIATATPIVNSSLSQPTIHSTCADAPSVRQNYPRTVAQYSLSRAHITLEPTPESSPDSCNMPSSYEPLQSQLPYSQSGQSYSGSSQYASSHYGSGNQPTSSATALDSSTSKRLQGHPLKSFSVPAPPPQSAPSTPAQQKHGVSQVTVRPTMSGSPYKKPQGSTSQLAKNRLASVSNPAHTSEEVERLKPSYSTEELNQEMANLEGLMKDLNAITASEFEC